A window of the Butyricimonas faecalis genome harbors these coding sequences:
- a CDS encoding ABC transporter ATP-binding protein, protein MLNKIVEVKHLSHKYSVDWAIRDINFEIKENGVFGLLGSNGAGKSTTMNIICNVLTQTEGDVFINGINLREHPIEAKKFIGFLPQKAPLHTEMTVDEYLYHCADIRLMPKKEIPKAMERAKEKCGITHFSKRQIRNLSGGYQQRVGIAQAIIHNPLFVILDEPTNGLDPNQIVEVRRLIREIAKDRAVLISTHILPEVQAVCDYIMMIEHGQKVFEGTINAFNTYMSPSALLTIMHNAPSSEELMKIEGVVRVERLTNTRIRLHFRGDDSIIGRVVKQAVSNHWHLREISLEKESLDKVFAKLSGKDA, encoded by the coding sequence ATGTTAAATAAAATAGTGGAGGTTAAACATCTATCTCATAAATATAGTGTGGATTGGGCTATTCGAGATATCAATTTCGAGATAAAAGAGAATGGCGTGTTTGGATTATTGGGTTCTAATGGAGCGGGTAAATCCACGACGATGAATATTATCTGCAACGTGTTAACACAAACGGAAGGGGATGTTTTTATTAATGGTATTAATCTAAGAGAGCATCCGATCGAGGCGAAAAAGTTTATCGGTTTTTTACCTCAGAAAGCTCCTCTTCACACGGAAATGACGGTGGACGAATATTTGTATCATTGCGCGGATATCCGATTGATGCCTAAAAAAGAGATACCTAAAGCGATGGAGAGGGCTAAAGAAAAATGTGGGATAACACATTTCAGTAAACGACAAATTCGGAATCTTTCTGGGGGATACCAACAACGTGTCGGGATTGCACAAGCGATTATTCACAACCCTTTATTCGTGATTCTTGATGAACCGACCAACGGGCTCGATCCGAATCAAATTGTGGAAGTTCGACGTTTGATTCGAGAAATAGCGAAGGATCGGGCTGTTTTAATTTCGACTCACATATTGCCTGAGGTGCAAGCCGTTTGTGACTATATCATGATGATCGAACACGGGCAGAAAGTGTTTGAAGGTACGATTAATGCTTTCAACACGTACATGTCTCCCAGTGCTTTACTTACGATTATGCACAACGCCCCTTCTTCGGAAGAGTTGATGAAAATAGAGGGAGTCGTGCGGGTGGAGCGGCTGACGAATACCCGTATTCGTTTACACTTTAGGGGGGATGATTCGATTATTGGACGAGTGGTAAAACAGGCCGTCTCGAATCACTGGCATTTACGGGAGATATCCTTGGAAAAGGAATCATTGGATAAAGTGTTTGCCAAGTTGTCCGGAAAGGATGCGTGA
- a CDS encoding RagB/SusD family nutrient uptake outer membrane protein, with translation MKKVNILILVTCGLLLSACTDWLDVSPEDTVEEEDLFKEATGFQNALNGVYQQMASTSLYGRELTFGLIDAMGQVYRIYGENKTWSSCISQYHYYYHGTKFAYDANKDIKNAIESIWAKGYNTIANCNNIINHVDDLKTEDFRGGEVERQMIKGEALAARALMHFDLLRLFAPALVSNPTSIYIPYVTEFPYYGGQVALSVEETLKKIEADLLMAKGMIMAYDTLDLAHRKALGAQYRFDSYALSSSEDGSKVISLPFYHYRGYRINAMAVTGLLARVYSYWGGEKLAIAAKNAQEVVDFKWTREGDLALNYTENGWDGRLDYDRKCTQDLIFCLSYPLLQQDYSDYSLSTSNSCLSLAKYDEVWNYDLADGGDFRLKFIKTIDGFYPVSMPLKNIRPNSDKELVSQIEDMVPMMRLSEMHFILAEYYASIKNFEQAAYYLKQVREGRNCKGDVSLGIVDMATFKARLLGEVRREFFQEGQTFFYYKKYGESLRSGMKPESFVFPKPDSENIN, from the coding sequence ATGAAAAAAGTGAATATATTGATTTTAGTGACGTGTGGCTTATTATTATCGGCATGTACCGATTGGTTGGATGTTTCTCCGGAAGACACGGTGGAAGAGGAAGATTTATTTAAAGAAGCTACCGGATTTCAAAATGCGTTGAATGGTGTGTATCAGCAAATGGCAAGTACTTCCTTGTATGGACGGGAATTGACTTTCGGATTGATTGATGCCATGGGCCAAGTATATAGGATATATGGAGAGAATAAAACTTGGAGTAGCTGTATTAGTCAATATCATTATTATTATCATGGAACTAAGTTTGCTTATGATGCCAATAAGGATATAAAGAATGCCATTGAAAGTATTTGGGCAAAGGGTTATAATACGATAGCTAATTGCAATAATATTATTAATCATGTTGATGATTTAAAGACAGAAGATTTTCGCGGAGGAGAGGTAGAACGTCAGATGATTAAGGGTGAAGCATTGGCAGCTAGAGCTTTAATGCACTTTGATTTATTACGTTTATTCGCTCCGGCGTTAGTGTCTAATCCTACTAGTATATATATTCCTTATGTAACAGAATTCCCGTATTATGGAGGGCAAGTGGCATTGAGTGTGGAGGAGACGTTAAAGAAAATCGAGGCGGATCTTTTGATGGCAAAAGGAATGATTATGGCTTATGATACATTGGATTTGGCTCATCGGAAAGCCTTGGGGGCGCAGTATCGTTTTGATTCGTATGCGCTTTCTTCTAGTGAGGATGGTTCGAAGGTAATAAGTTTGCCTTTCTATCACTATCGAGGTTATCGAATCAACGCTATGGCTGTGACTGGTTTGTTGGCACGCGTGTATAGTTATTGGGGAGGTGAAAAGTTAGCTATTGCTGCCAAGAATGCTCAAGAAGTAGTTGATTTTAAATGGACTCGAGAGGGAGACTTAGCGTTGAATTATACGGAAAACGGTTGGGATGGTCGTTTGGATTATGATCGGAAATGTACGCAGGATTTGATATTCTGTTTATCATATCCATTGCTGCAACAGGATTATAGTGATTATTCGCTATCAACTAGCAACTCTTGTTTGTCCTTGGCCAAATATGATGAAGTTTGGAATTATGATCTTGCTGATGGTGGTGATTTCCGTTTGAAATTTATTAAAACGATAGATGGTTTCTATCCTGTAAGTATGCCGTTGAAAAATATCCGTCCGAATTCTGATAAAGAGTTGGTGTCGCAGATCGAGGATATGGTTCCGATGATGCGTTTGAGCGAGATGCATTTTATTTTAGCAGAATACTACGCATCTATTAAAAATTTCGAGCAAGCTGCATATTACTTGAAACAAGTGCGTGAGGGAAGAAATTGTAAAGGGGATGTGAGTTTAGGAATTGTTGATATGGCGACTTTTAAGGCTCGGCTTTTGGGAGAGGTGAGACGCGAATTTTTTCAAGAGGGACAGACCTTTTTTTATTATAAAAAATATGGAGAAAGTTTGAGGTCTGGGATGAAGCCGGAGTCCTTTGTTTTCCCGAAACCGGATAGTGAAAATATTAATTAA
- a CDS encoding PKD-like family lipoprotein, translating into MKKIYSIFLLFSVVFLTACYDDKGNYDYKDINEIKISFDGEGFLSKTFGEVLELKPTFNIDLSQNPDRYTYLWKLNDETREGWDQPTFKWKIDEVVQHGNISLEVTDKQTGVVYMERVTLEVVGVYENRCSWMILSDVGGKSQLSYFNTLEYDENADTIIASRLILDVYGIANNGAELGSGPIALQEHFREKIEWSENIVGNICVFQESGAVDLSGVSFEKEIDMVEAFDGGVYPKEGIVLHPGTFMDWVDVVTDQEGQLYSRLKVTSTVYNSDYFLHTPLCCEGESEPLRNCTVIHGYYRSNRTGYNFIYDGENKRLLYVTNGGTNWDSELLGAGRISKLPACGENDDINAIIPLDNMKGYELLKATMFGFGYPNYGVALLLKEEATDKIFLERVKFKGSGGNPTIVEICKDEVMGLPGIPTVSTMPLSGPEYMFFAVGKDVYYMDFNNTQNPVVLYKSFNANIVAMNAESATYYGAHMAVGLENGEFYVLFIYGAKNLSEEEKVLYPKNGMAYPEEERMGRIVDIQYKQLDHWNY; encoded by the coding sequence ATGAAAAAAATATATTCAATATTTCTGTTGTTTTCCGTAGTCTTCTTGACCGCTTGCTATGATGATAAAGGAAATTACGATTATAAAGATATTAATGAAATAAAAATTTCATTTGATGGTGAGGGTTTCTTATCGAAAACATTTGGTGAAGTGTTGGAATTGAAACCTACCTTTAATATAGATTTAAGTCAAAATCCCGATAGGTACACGTATTTGTGGAAGTTGAATGACGAAACTCGTGAAGGTTGGGATCAGCCAACATTTAAGTGGAAAATTGACGAAGTTGTGCAACACGGTAATATCTCTTTGGAGGTAACAGACAAGCAAACTGGAGTAGTTTATATGGAACGCGTGACTTTGGAGGTCGTTGGAGTTTATGAAAATCGATGTTCATGGATGATTTTGTCGGATGTGGGAGGAAAATCGCAATTATCCTATTTCAATACATTGGAATACGATGAAAATGCAGACACAATTATTGCGTCGCGGTTAATTCTGGATGTTTATGGAATAGCGAATAATGGAGCAGAATTGGGATCAGGCCCGATTGCTTTGCAAGAGCATTTTAGGGAGAAGATTGAGTGGAGCGAAAATATTGTTGGTAATATCTGTGTTTTTCAAGAGAGTGGTGCAGTGGATTTGAGTGGAGTGAGCTTTGAAAAAGAGATTGATATGGTGGAAGCTTTTGATGGAGGTGTGTACCCGAAGGAGGGAATTGTGCTTCATCCTGGAACTTTTATGGATTGGGTAGATGTAGTAACCGATCAAGAGGGACAATTATATTCTCGGTTGAAAGTGACGAGTACAGTCTATAATTCGGATTATTTTTTACATACACCGTTGTGTTGTGAGGGTGAAAGTGAACCCTTACGGAATTGTACGGTGATCCATGGATATTATAGATCGAATCGCACGGGGTATAACTTTATTTATGATGGAGAGAATAAGCGATTACTTTACGTAACGAATGGGGGAACGAATTGGGATTCAGAGTTGTTAGGTGCTGGTCGCATAAGTAAGTTGCCAGCTTGTGGGGAGAATGATGATATTAATGCGATCATTCCTTTAGACAACATGAAAGGGTATGAATTACTGAAAGCAACGATGTTTGGGTTTGGATATCCGAATTATGGTGTAGCCCTATTGTTGAAAGAGGAGGCGACTGATAAAATATTTTTAGAGCGGGTGAAATTTAAGGGAAGTGGAGGAAACCCTACAATTGTTGAAATTTGCAAGGATGAAGTGATGGGTTTGCCTGGGATTCCAACTGTTTCCACGATGCCGTTGAGTGGTCCGGAATATATGTTCTTTGCTGTTGGTAAAGATGTGTATTACATGGATTTCAATAATACACAAAATCCGGTAGTCCTTTACAAGAGTTTTAATGCTAATATTGTGGCGATGAATGCTGAATCGGCAACTTATTATGGAGCTCACATGGCCGTGGGATTAGAAAATGGCGAGTTTTACGTGTTGTTTATTTACGGGGCTAAGAATCTTTCTGAGGAAGAAAAAGTCCTTTACCCGAAAAATGGAATGGCTTATCCTGAAGAGGAGCGTATGGGACGGATCGTGGACATCCAATACAAACAATTGGATCATTGGAATTATTAA
- a CDS encoding Gldg family protein produces the protein MRTIIRITKSELRVLFFSPIAWLILIVFSFQVGMAYSDALALQLRNQELGYRVFAVTLSLFSGYSGILSNLLENLYLYIPLFTMGLMSRELSSGSIKLLYSSPVSNLQIILGKFLAVVVYALLLCVILMGPLISTCVSVQAPDVLLMLTGVLGVFLTVLAYGAIGLFMSTITKYQVVAVVGTLAILAILNFIGGVGQEYDFVRDITYWLAISGRSKVFIDGMISSKDTLYFILVIFMFLGFSVIKLQGERLRLNKWKTSLKYGFVLLITLTLGYISSLPKFSIYYDSTATKINTLTEESQQILEQLKGDLSITTYVNYLDETYDRGAPRNRIDDIAQFEQYLRFKPEIKLEYVYYYAKGYMPYARADYDTMTLEQIVEDKCRYSGYNPKRFLSLDEVLKKDDISGENGRFARVITAANGKKAILRIYQDNSIYPYEAQISTALKTLLQEAPVVGFVTGHKERSGMDLGEKGYGTFASNKTFRYSLINSGFGIREISLGQPVPEDIDIVVLADMRSGLTEEEFRNFDAYLARGGNLFILGEPKRQKFMNPVVEKLGLRFADGIIVSPSEIHLDDIVAADIKEGAAMVSENYIKYFRRGYSIITPSACAVEIIDTTKGFKITEVLASASKGSWIEKETTDFINEKSVLNPDAGEVERSNSIMLYLTRLVKNKEQRIFVIGDADCISTLELSQNRAGFRSSNFTLITETFRNMSYEEFPVDASRVNPPDNQVVISQNGVSAIKVVIMWIVPLSLVVGCVILLFRRKRR, from the coding sequence ATGAGAACGATTATACGGATTACAAAATCAGAGCTTCGAGTTCTGTTTTTCTCTCCTATTGCATGGCTTATCTTGATTGTTTTTAGTTTCCAGGTAGGTATGGCGTATAGCGATGCCCTTGCTTTACAACTTAGAAACCAAGAGTTGGGTTATCGGGTGTTCGCGGTCACACTCTCTTTATTTAGTGGATATTCGGGGATTCTTTCCAATCTGTTGGAGAACTTGTATCTCTATATCCCGTTATTCACGATGGGATTGATGAGTCGTGAATTGAGCAGCGGATCCATAAAATTATTGTATTCATCACCGGTGTCGAATTTGCAGATTATTCTAGGTAAATTCTTGGCCGTAGTGGTTTACGCTTTACTCTTGTGCGTGATTTTGATGGGGCCACTTATCAGTACGTGTGTTTCCGTGCAGGCTCCAGATGTTCTGTTGATGTTAACCGGCGTGTTGGGTGTTTTCTTGACGGTTCTGGCATACGGGGCCATCGGGCTATTCATGTCGACAATCACGAAATATCAGGTTGTTGCCGTGGTGGGAACGTTGGCTATTCTTGCTATCTTGAATTTCATCGGTGGTGTCGGACAAGAATATGATTTTGTTCGGGATATCACCTATTGGTTGGCTATATCCGGACGCTCGAAGGTGTTCATTGACGGGATGATCAGTTCCAAGGATACGTTATATTTCATTTTAGTGATTTTCATGTTCTTGGGATTTTCTGTGATTAAGTTGCAGGGAGAACGTCTACGATTGAATAAGTGGAAAACCTCGTTGAAATACGGCTTCGTGTTGTTAATCACGTTGACCTTAGGCTACATTTCGTCCTTACCCAAATTCAGTATTTATTATGATTCAACGGCTACCAAAATAAACACGTTGACCGAGGAAAGTCAGCAGATTCTTGAACAATTAAAGGGAGATCTGTCCATTACGACTTACGTGAATTATTTGGATGAGACCTATGATCGGGGCGCCCCGAGAAATAGAATTGATGATATCGCCCAATTTGAGCAATATTTACGGTTTAAACCAGAAATAAAACTCGAGTACGTCTATTATTATGCGAAAGGATATATGCCTTACGCGAGGGCTGATTACGATACGATGACCTTAGAACAGATCGTGGAGGATAAATGTCGCTATTCGGGATACAATCCTAAACGTTTTCTATCTTTGGACGAGGTATTGAAGAAAGATGATATTTCGGGAGAAAATGGTCGGTTTGCCCGGGTGATTACTGCCGCGAATGGGAAAAAGGCTATTTTGCGTATTTATCAAGATAATAGCATTTATCCTTATGAAGCACAAATCTCTACAGCGTTAAAAACTTTACTTCAAGAGGCTCCCGTGGTCGGTTTTGTTACGGGACATAAGGAGAGAAGTGGCATGGATTTGGGAGAAAAAGGATACGGGACTTTTGCATCAAATAAAACATTCCGCTATTCATTGATAAATAGTGGTTTCGGGATACGCGAAATATCATTGGGACAACCGGTACCGGAGGATATTGACATTGTGGTACTGGCAGATATGCGTAGTGGTTTGACGGAGGAAGAATTTCGTAATTTTGATGCTTATCTGGCACGAGGAGGTAATTTGTTTATATTAGGAGAGCCTAAGCGTCAGAAATTTATGAATCCGGTTGTTGAAAAATTAGGATTACGTTTCGCGGATGGTATTATCGTGTCTCCTTCCGAGATTCATCTGGATGATATTGTCGCCGCAGACATAAAAGAAGGGGCAGCAATGGTTTCAGAAAACTATATCAAGTATTTTCGTAGAGGCTATTCTATCATCACTCCTTCGGCTTGTGCGGTCGAGATTATAGACACGACGAAAGGATTTAAAATAACCGAAGTGTTGGCTAGTGCAAGTAAAGGTTCTTGGATCGAGAAGGAAACGACGGATTTTATTAATGAAAAGTCAGTGTTAAACCCGGATGCCGGAGAGGTGGAGCGTTCTAATTCGATCATGTTGTACCTCACGCGTTTAGTAAAGAATAAAGAACAACGTATTTTTGTGATTGGAGATGCTGATTGTATTAGTACGTTGGAACTTTCGCAGAACAGGGCCGGGTTTAGAAGTTCGAATTTTACGTTAATAACGGAAACATTCCGTAATATGTCCTACGAGGAATTCCCTGTTGATGCAAGTCGAGTAAATCCACCTGATAATCAAGTCGTGATTTCTCAAAATGGAGTTTCTGCTATAAAAGTTGTTATCATGTGGATTGTCCCACTATCGCTTGTGGTGGGTTGTGTTATATTATTGTTTAGAAGAAAAAGAAGATAG
- a CDS encoding Gldg family protein — protein MKLNNNIRQTFRVAKIELSSMFYSPVAWLVLIIFALLIGYDYANVFDNQLRAQSLDRELWNVSSAIYNSWMTGILKPILRNLYLYIPLITMGLMSREYQSGSIKLLYSSPVKNSSIILGKYLAMMCYGAALMSIIGLNVLFSWLTVENFQISMLLVGMLGIYLLILAYSAIGLFMSTLTAYQVVAAVGTLAVLAVLNFIGDVGQNIDFVRDITFWLSIYGRAISFIEGLLPSADVMYFLIVIGLFLSLSVLKLNTEKKIMSLRTKILKYSTIIVTALLLGYLTSLPEAKLYYDGTYTKSNTLSPESQEVMKKLTQPLTITTYVNILAPDYFAGLPFNRNWDFERFEHYVRFKPDIKMKYVYYYHHANNPDLDAQYPNMTDEERAKALCKISDLNFKMFKSPEEIDKIVDLSGEGYQFVRVAEQKDGKKAFLRLFNDNQRHPRETEITAMLKRFVAKAPMVAFSKGYGSRSINNYGGRGFYLFAKDLWFRNSLLNQGFDTREIDLDNEKVSDDISVLVISDLREPLSEKALANVKDFMARGGNMMILGEYGRSENMNRLTASLGVRFSDGVLACPNELNSPVVLRTTYTEEAVEKHSIFATMRDFGYGVSVPSSLALDYSEVKDFEVYPVLETSDKAWIEYETKDLVDGDFICNAEAGEKEGVYATLIYLRRKVGDKEQRIVVSGDSDFITNEEFGLSRPGMEVNNMGIISGSFRWLSNDVFPIDTERIAAIDNRIDLSSGWRFWIKLFFMVLFPLFLAISGISIIYRRQRK, from the coding sequence ATGAAATTAAATAATAATATAAGACAGACGTTTAGGGTGGCTAAGATAGAACTGAGTTCTATGTTCTATTCTCCTGTAGCTTGGTTGGTGTTGATTATTTTTGCCTTGTTGATAGGGTATGATTATGCAAACGTGTTTGATAATCAGCTAAGAGCCCAATCGTTGGATCGCGAATTATGGAATGTGTCATCGGCGATTTATAATAGTTGGATGACGGGTATTCTGAAACCGATTTTACGTAATCTTTATTTATACATTCCGTTGATCACAATGGGCTTGATGAGCCGTGAGTACCAATCGGGTTCAATCAAATTGTTATATTCCTCTCCGGTGAAAAACTCTTCGATTATATTGGGGAAATATTTAGCTATGATGTGTTACGGTGCAGCTTTGATGAGTATTATCGGGTTGAACGTACTTTTCTCTTGGCTGACAGTTGAAAATTTCCAAATCTCCATGCTTTTGGTTGGAATGTTGGGAATTTATCTTTTAATCTTGGCTTATTCGGCAATCGGATTGTTTATGTCGACACTTACGGCTTATCAGGTGGTGGCGGCAGTGGGTACTTTGGCCGTTTTAGCCGTCTTGAATTTTATCGGGGATGTTGGTCAAAATATTGATTTTGTTCGGGATATTACTTTTTGGTTGTCCATCTATGGACGTGCGATTTCCTTTATTGAGGGGTTATTGCCTAGCGCGGATGTGATGTACTTCTTAATTGTAATCGGATTGTTCCTTTCGCTCTCTGTATTGAAATTAAACACGGAGAAGAAGATCATGTCCTTGCGCACGAAAATTTTAAAATATAGTACGATTATTGTAACGGCATTATTGTTGGGCTATTTGACTTCTTTGCCAGAAGCAAAGTTGTATTATGACGGAACTTACACGAAAAGCAACACGTTGTCTCCGGAGAGCCAGGAGGTGATGAAAAAATTAACTCAACCGCTCACAATTACGACATACGTGAATATTTTAGCTCCGGATTATTTTGCTGGATTACCTTTTAACCGTAACTGGGATTTTGAACGATTTGAACACTATGTACGTTTCAAACCGGATATCAAGATGAAATACGTGTATTATTATCATCATGCAAATAATCCGGATCTTGACGCGCAGTACCCGAATATGACGGATGAAGAGCGTGCTAAGGCTCTTTGTAAAATTAGCGATTTGAATTTTAAGATGTTTAAATCTCCGGAGGAGATTGACAAGATTGTTGATTTAAGTGGTGAAGGATATCAGTTCGTTCGTGTTGCGGAACAAAAAGACGGTAAAAAAGCGTTTTTACGATTATTTAATGATAACCAGCGTCATCCGCGTGAAACCGAAATCACTGCCATGTTGAAGCGTTTTGTGGCTAAAGCTCCGATGGTTGCGTTTTCTAAGGGATACGGTTCGCGGAGTATTAATAATTACGGGGGACGTGGTTTCTATTTATTCGCAAAAGATTTGTGGTTCCGTAATTCGTTGTTGAATCAAGGTTTTGACACGCGAGAGATTGATTTGGATAACGAAAAAGTATCAGATGATATTTCCGTGCTCGTTATTTCAGATTTGCGAGAGCCTTTATCGGAAAAAGCACTAGCTAACGTGAAGGATTTTATGGCAAGAGGAGGGAACATGATGATTCTAGGAGAGTATGGAAGAAGTGAAAACATGAATCGATTGACAGCCTCTTTAGGAGTTCGTTTTTCGGATGGAGTATTGGCTTGTCCGAACGAGTTAAATTCCCCGGTTGTTTTGAGAACCACCTACACGGAGGAAGCTGTTGAAAAACATTCGATATTTGCCACTATGCGTGATTTCGGATATGGCGTATCGGTGCCTTCATCCCTGGCATTGGACTATTCGGAGGTGAAGGATTTCGAAGTTTATCCCGTGTTGGAAACGAGCGACAAGGCTTGGATTGAATATGAAACGAAAGATCTCGTAGATGGTGATTTCATTTGCAATGCAGAGGCCGGAGAGAAGGAAGGTGTTTATGCGACATTGATTTATTTAAGACGTAAAGTGGGTGATAAGGAACAGCGTATCGTGGTTTCGGGTGATAGCGATTTTATCACGAATGAGGAATTCGGATTATCACGTCCAGGAATGGAAGTGAATAATATGGGGATTATTTCTGGTTCATTCCGTTGGCTTTCAAATGATGTATTCCCGATAGATACAGAACGTATTGCGGCGATAGATAATCGTATTGATCTATCTTCTGGCTGGAGATTTTGGATTAAATTGTTTTTTATGGTACTCTTCCCTCTCTTCCTTGCGATTTCGGGTATTTCGATCATATATAGAAGACAACGTAAATAG
- a CDS encoding ABC transporter ATP-binding protein: protein MGSSIVSVKNLSHRYSVQWAIKDISFDITKKGVMGLLGSNGAGKSTTMNIICGVLNQTEGEVFINGINLRENPVEAKKYIGFLPQQPPLYTDLTVEEYLRNAAFLRLMDKSEVNKAVDIALERCSITHFRDRLIKNLSGGYQQRVGIAQAIVHNPSFVVLDEPTNGLDPNQIVDIRNLIREIAEEHSVLLSTHILSEVQAICNDIKMIDNGHLVFSGSMEDFDNYIAPDSFVIELNHSPGKEVLARLAPNKGVEALSEKRFRIFFNEDNTITEKYIEESVMNDWDLKELVVERCSLDQIFAQLSGKVK, encoded by the coding sequence ATGGGAAGTTCGATTGTATCAGTAAAAAATCTGTCTCATCGCTATAGCGTGCAATGGGCGATAAAAGATATTAGTTTTGATATCACTAAAAAGGGGGTGATGGGTTTGTTGGGGTCCAATGGAGCCGGCAAATCAACTACGATGAATATTATTTGTGGGGTTTTGAATCAGACGGAAGGGGAAGTTTTTATTAATGGCATTAATTTACGAGAAAATCCTGTAGAGGCTAAAAAGTATATTGGTTTTTTGCCTCAGCAGCCTCCCTTGTACACGGATTTGACGGTGGAGGAATATTTACGGAATGCGGCTTTTTTGCGCTTGATGGATAAATCGGAAGTGAATAAGGCTGTTGATATAGCCTTGGAGCGTTGTTCGATCACGCATTTTCGTGATCGTTTGATCAAGAATCTTTCTGGTGGATATCAACAGCGGGTAGGCATCGCACAGGCCATCGTTCATAATCCAAGTTTTGTGGTGTTGGATGAGCCGACGAATGGGTTGGACCCGAATCAAATTGTTGACATTCGTAACCTGATTCGAGAGATCGCGGAGGAACATTCCGTGTTATTGTCCACCCATATATTGTCTGAAGTTCAAGCGATATGTAATGATATAAAAATGATTGATAACGGCCATTTGGTGTTTTCCGGGTCTATGGAAGATTTTGATAATTATATCGCTCCCGATAGTTTCGTTATTGAGTTGAATCATTCTCCGGGGAAAGAAGTGCTTGCCCGGTTGGCTCCGAACAAGGGCGTGGAGGCGTTGTCGGAAAAACGTTTTAGAATATTTTTTAATGAGGATAATACAATCACCGAAAAATATATTGAAGAGAGCGTGATGAATGATTGGGATTTGAAGGAACTTGTGGTTGAAAGGTGTAGTTTGGATCAGATTTTTGCACAATTATCCGGAAAAGTAAAGTAG
- a CDS encoding DUF4843 domain-containing protein produces the protein MKNKHIIGKVLLGGLCLMMLSQSCDKRDVFSYEADRALFFERWEQVGTNKYVRLDTVQYSFSHYVGAEDLEHRFKVNLIGNLLEEDMEYRVIVVDSLTTATKDQYTIKDPVFRKGRSSDSLTVILHKTPALKDKQVHLTLRLVENENFGLGYIGYTDVRVRFNDMKMKPLWWTKEIELAFLGPYSYEKLEAIVAANEGFTTFEGLDITTRRKIALNTKEYIRKHGITEANGDAMVIPIY, from the coding sequence ATGAAAAATAAACATATTATAGGAAAAGTGTTGTTGGGAGGCTTGTGTTTAATGATGTTGTCGCAAAGTTGTGATAAACGTGACGTTTTTTCTTACGAGGCAGATCGTGCGTTGTTTTTTGAGCGTTGGGAGCAGGTTGGAACTAATAAATATGTTCGTTTGGATACGGTGCAATATTCTTTTTCCCACTATGTTGGGGCTGAAGATTTGGAGCATCGCTTTAAAGTAAATTTGATTGGAAATTTGTTGGAGGAAGATATGGAGTATCGGGTGATTGTTGTTGATTCATTGACAACAGCTACGAAAGATCAATATACGATTAAAGATCCAGTTTTTCGAAAAGGACGATCTTCTGATTCATTAACCGTGATATTACACAAGACTCCGGCATTGAAAGACAAACAGGTACATTTGACCTTGCGTTTGGTGGAAAATGAAAACTTTGGTTTAGGTTATATAGGTTATACGGATGTGCGAGTTCGGTTTAATGATATGAAAATGAAACCATTATGGTGGACAAAGGAAATTGAGTTAGCATTTTTGGGTCCTTATTCGTATGAAAAGTTAGAAGCGATTGTTGCGGCGAATGAAGGATTCACGACATTTGAAGGCTTGGATATCACGACTAGGCGCAAAATAGCATTGAATACAAAAGAGTATATCCGGAAACATGGGATTACTGAAGCGAATGGTGACGCAATGGTGATACCAATCTATTAA